The genomic window GACGGACTACTTCGAGAGCGACGACGTGGTCGTCGTGCCGCTGTTCGTCGCCGACGGCTACCACACCCAGGAAGACATTCCCGAGGACATGGGCCTGACCGAGGACTACCGAGACGGGTGGGAGACACCGGCGACGGTCGACGGCCAGCGGATCTGGTACGCCGGCGCCGTCGGCACCGAGCCGCTCATGGCCGACGTCCTGCTCGAACGGGCCGCCGACGCCGGTGCAGACGTCGGCGACGCTGTCGAGCAGGTTCGCGAGCAGACGCGAGTGTCGCCGTCACCGGCAGACGACTGACCACACCGGCAGACGACTGTACCGGACCGGCAGCCGACCGAACACCGCCGCCAAACGACCGAAACTCGCTGGCGAACGACCGAACCGCTTTCCGATCTGTCGCTGCGGGCCGTCCTGTTCGCCGAAAGCAGCCCACTTTTCTCGCGGCAGCCGTATTCCTCGCGCATGGACGACGCGCTGGTGGACGCGCTACTCGTCGCTGCCGAGGACGGAGGCGTCGACTGCGACGGACTCGTGGCGACCGTCGACGACAGTGACGGCTACGTGTTCGCCGCCGGGGACGAGCGCCATCACGGCGTCGACGAGGAACGATTCCGCGAACTCGCACGCGAGCACCCCCGGTACGTCGGGAACTGGCGATTCTGGGCCCAGGAAACGCCGCCGGGAGACGATCGTGTCGCCTTCCTCCGGTGGCTCGAAGGAGCCGAGGACGAACCCCTCCCGGACCGCCTGAATCGCCTCGAAGACGGCGTCGAGACGACGTGGGGGCAGCTACACGTCACGGTGACGCTGGCCGATTCGGGAGCAGCGGCTCCCGCGAGCCAATACCACCGTCAGTACACGTTGCGACATGCCGAGGACGTCCACGGCGAAGCCCCCGTGGATTCCGCGGACCTGACCGATCACACCGACCCGCTCGACGCCCGCGAACTGTCGAAGCACGACGACCGGAATCGCTACCGTCCACTCAAGACGGCACCGACGCTCCAGCGTGGCTGGCGCTTCCCCGACCTGGACCCGTCTGCACTCGTCCGCGCCGTCGAGTGTTTCTACCCGGCGACGATCCCGAACTGGCACCGCGAACGAGAGGGGGACCTCGACGTCGATCACTGGCGAGACACCGCGGAACGCCAGACGGGCATCTACGACGTCGTCGAAGAGCTTCCACGCGAAGCCGTCGAGTGGGTCGCAGAGGCGTGCTGCGTCGACTCGCAGTGTACGAAGCGTCGGGAGTGGCAGTACGACGAGGGCGAGGCGCTCGAGGCAGACGGTGGTGACGGCACGTACCCCTGTCGGGAGCCCTGCTCACTGGTCGTCGCCGCGGCCCGAAAGTGGACGATCCTCGAGGGCGAGACCGAGCGGACCTACGAGTTCGACCTCACGCCGAGTGAGAAACACCAACTGGAAGAGCTGATAGACGCCGTCGCCGACGGCCGGGTGGACGAGATTCGCGAAGCCGACGTGGGCGACGGCGCCAATCGCTACCGGGCGCGATACCTCCGAGCCAAGCGCTTCGACGATGAGGGGAACCTCTGTGGCGTTCCCACGACCGACGGCGACGAGTAGGCCCCGCTACCGCTTCCTCACTGTCGAAGCAACGAGAGGAACGCCGCTTGGACGGTCGCGAAGACGAGCACGACCCCGAGTTTGACGGCGAGACTGTCGAAGTATCCCCAGGCGAACGCGGCGATGACGATTGCGATCGCGGCGAGGACGAAGAGGAGCACGTTCCAGACGTCGGCACGGGGCGCGAACGACTGGAGGCTGGACCGTACTGCCTCGACGGCAGTCGACGTGTCGTACTCCGTCTCCGGGGGACCGGTCGAATCCTCCGCCGCGACCGGAGCCCCCGTCGAACGACTCGCTTCCGCCCCGTCGTCCTCCTGCTCGTGTTCGATCGGGCTGGTCGCGAGGGCGCCCGACTCCCGTACGAGCACGTCGACGGCTACTGACTCCCGACCGTACCCCGTCGAGAGTTCGAGGGTGCCACGCGCGGGCCGGAGGTCCGTCCGGACGTCGATCGGAACGTCGACGACGTCGTCGGGTTCGAGGAAAGGATTGCCGTCGGTGATCGTCGCGGTCGTCGCGAGGTCGCCAGACAGCGAGCAGTGAACGTGGCTCCCCTCGCCGTGGTTCTGGATTCTGACGACGAACGGGCCGTCGGTCTCGAAGCTGTCACTCGCGGGCTCGATGGCGTGGTGCTTCGAGCGGTTGAGGTGAACCGCGAGCGCGTCAGTCACGGGCTTCAGTGCACGCGGGGACGGCAAAAAGGTTCGCAGGGCTCAGAGGCCCCATGACCGTCGAACGAGTGCCTCGATACGTGAGCCGCTCAGGAGGGTGCCTCCTCTCGCATGTCCGGCGGGAGCAGGTTCGCGATGCCGTCCTCGATGTGGTACGTCTCGCCGCAATCGGTGCAGGTCAGCGTGCCCTCGAGAATCTCCTCGCCGTCCTGCTCCTCGACGTCCAGGTCGAGTTCGGCCTTGTCCAGCGGGCAGCGGAGGATGTCGAGCGTCGACTGCTTCACCGCGAGTCACCCAGTGTCATGTGACGTACTCCACGTGGCACTCAAAAAAGCGTGACGGGTCGAGCGGCGTGGATCCGAATCGTAACAGACGGCTACCGGCGCGCTCGGTGCGGGACCGCACAGAGGTACGGGCTCCGCGACCCGTGACCGGCACCTATACGGAATGCCCGACCAAATTCCGCGTATGATGCTGAGCGACGTCATGGAGGACTATCTCAAGGCGATCTACTACCTCCAGGGCGAGGACGAGGAGGGTGAGCGGATCCGGACCTCTGCAATCGCCGACCACCTCGACGTGACGTCGCCGACGGTCACCAGCATGCTCGAGAAACTCGAGGACCGCGGGCTGGTCGACCGCGAGAAGTACAAGGGCGTCAGATTGACCGACGAGGGTGAGACGGTCGCCCTCGAGGTCCTCCGCCACCACCGGCTCCTCGAGGCGTACCTCACGGAACACCTCGACTACGACTGGAGCGAGGTCCACGACGAGGCCGATCGCCTCGAGCACCACATCTCGGAGAAGTTCGAACGCCGACTCGCCGACATTCTCGACGATCCGGAGGTCGACCCCCACGGCGATCCCATCCCGAACGAACAGCTCGAACCACCGGCTGCGGAGGTTGGCATTCCGCTCACCGAGTACGATCCCGACGATCGCGTCGCAGTCGCGCGGATCGAGGACGGCGATCCCGAGATCCTCCGGTACCTCGCAGAGCGCGGGATCGAACCCGGTGCCGTCCTCGAGGTCGTCGACGTCGCACCGTTCGGCGTGGTCACGGTTCGGGCAGCGACTGCGTCCGACACGTGTGCGCTCCCGGAGGACGTCGCGGGCGAGGTCCTCGTTACGTCCGTCGTCGAGGAAATAGAGGGTGCATAACGGTCTCCCAGACTCCCAAGCGTGTTCGGGAGCAGTACCCACGGATTTAAGGAAATCTACGAGCAATTACAGTGCATGTCATCGATCGAGCTGACTCCCAGCCAAAAGACGATTCTGACCGCGCTGGTCAACCTCTACGGGGAGGAATCCGAGAACGCGGTCAAGGGGGAGCAGATCGCGGAGGAGGTCGATCGCAATCCGGGCACGATCCGGAATCAGATGCAGAGCCTGAAGGCACTCCAACTGGTGGAGGGCGTCCCCGGTCCAAAAGGGGGTTACAAGCCGACACCGACCGCCTACGAGGCGCTGGACGTCCAACAGATGGACGACGCCGCGAGCGTTCCGCTCTTCCACGAGGGCGAACTCCTCGAAGGCGCAACAGTCGAGGAGATCGACCTCAACAGTATCCATCATCCCGATCTCTGCCGTGCCGAGATTCACCTGCAGGGGTCCATCCGCTCCGTCGAGGAGGGCGACCAGGTAACCGTCGGTCCAACCCCGCTATCGAAGCTGCAGGTTACGGGAACCGTCGACGGAAAGGACGACACCGCGAACGTACTCATACTTCAGATCGAAGATATGAAGGCGCCCGCCGAGGAGCCCGCCCACTGATTCGTCGCCTCGCAGTCCAGCAGTTACGGTTCCTGTTGCCGGTAGTGGCCGAGTCCATCACGAACAGTGATGGACGTGAACCGATGACACGCAGGCGTGCGATTCGCAGGGTTTGTATCGGAGCCTCGCCGACAGGTTCTCATGTCACCGACGGTCGCCGTGCTCGGCGCCGGGTATGCGGGCGCCGGCGCGGTCCAACGGCTCGAATCTGAACTGGGGGACGACGCTGATCTCGTCTGGATCTCGGATACTGATTACCACCTCGTTCTCCACGAGTCCCATCGCTGCATTCGTGATCCGAGCGTCCGCGATTCGATCACCTTCCCCGTCGAGGAGATCAAGGCGCCGAGCACGACATTCGTCCACAGCGAAGTCACCGGTCTCGACGCCGAGGCCCAGACGATCGAACTCGCCGACGCCGACGACGTCGACTACGACTACGTGCTCGTTGCGATCGGTAGTGCAACGGCGTTCTACGGCATTCCCGGGCTGGCGGAGCACTCCCACACGCTCAAGAGTCTCGACGACGCGCTCTCGATCCACGAGGCCCTCGTGGCGGCCGCGAAGGAGGCCACTCGTTCGAACCCCGCGACCGTCGTCATCGGTGGCGCCGGCCTCTCCGGGATCCAGACGGCTGGTGAAGTAGCCGAGTACCGTGACGAGCACGACGCACCGATCGACATCGTCCTCGTCGAGGCCCTCGACGAGATCTTCCCGGGCCAGGACCCTTCGATTCAGCAGGCGCTCCGGAAGCGGCTCGAAGCACGTGACATCGAAATCATGACCGGCGACCCGATCACCGAGGCCACCGAAGAGGCCGTCATCTTCGAGGATGCTGACGACCTCCACTTCGACGTGCTCGTCTGGACAGGCGGCATTAGCGGCCGGGACGCCCTCGAGGACTCGGGACTCGACAACGAACACAATCGGCTCTCGGCCGACGACACCTTCCAGACGTCCGACGACCGCGTGTTCGCCATCGGCGACTCTGCGCTCGTCGCACAGAACGGCGACGTCGCGCCGCCAACGGCACAGGCCGCCTGGCAGGCCGCAGAAGTCGCGGGCCAGAACCTCGCTCGCGCCATCGAGGGCCGATCGCTCAAGTCCTGGCGCCACGACGACAAGGGGACCGTGGTCTCCGTCGGCGAAGACGCAGTCGCTCACGACGTGGACGTCGTCCCGTTCGTCGACACGTTCGGGTCCGTTCCGGCGCGCCTGCTCAAGAAGGCGATCGCTGCTCGCTGGATCAAAGACATTAGCTCCTGGCGGCGTGCGAAGACGGCCTGGCCCGACCTGTAGCCTGGAAGCCAGTCGCTCCGGTAGCGAACCGAACGGTCGCTAAGGAGCGTAGCACCGTCACTGAGGCAGAATTGTAAACGCCGGGTTGTATCGCCGTATCAGGATCGTTCTCTGAGAATCTTCTCGATGATGCGTCCAGTCGAGAGGAGTTCGTCCGAGTCGCTCTGTGGGCGTGGGGAGGCACGCTCGATCGAACAGTCGAGACCCCGCTCCTCGAGCGCCGCCTCGAGGGAAGACTCGTCGTGATGTTGATCGTGTCCCAGGACGATCACCGCGGGGTCGATGCGCTCGATCGGGACGAAGATGTCGTCGGGATCGCCGAGGATCGCGTGATCGACGACCGCCAGTGCGTCGATGAGGTCGCGGCGCTGTGTTTCGGGGATGATAGGCGTCGGCTTGTGCGAGACGTTCGCGTCGCGAGCGACGATGACGTACAGTTCGTCGCCGAATGATGCAGCTTCCTCGAGATAGTGGACGTGGCCCGGGTGGAGAATGTCGAAGGTCCCCTGGGCGACGACGCGTCGGTCGCCTGCAGCGTCCGCTGCGGTCGAGGATCCGTCCTCGCTCACTGTCGGTCACCCATTCGAGCGTCGAACTCCGCGTCGTCGAGGTGGGCCGTTCCTCCGCTCTGCTCGTCGAGGTCGGCCTGATCGAAGTGGAAGAACTCCTCGCCCTCCGGAAGCGCGACGTCGATGACCTCCAGGGATCGACGCTGACCTTCCTCGTCGAAGGCCTGCCAGTCGGTTCGCCGGTAGGGCGCACCGAGAATGATGTGCACGTCGCCGCGAGTGAACGTCGCGAGGTCCTCCGCGCTCGGCTGGAGGACGCCGTTGGGATGCGAGTGGACGGAACCGATCGCGCTCCTGTCGTTTGGGATCATGTTGGTCTTCACGGTGGCGCTGACGGGGTTGGAGGTCGTTCCTGGAATGACGAGGACGTCGGTGATTACGAGTCCGTCACGATCGAGGCCGAGATCGCTGGCTTCCGTCCCGCGCAGGAAGCCCATGTACTCGTTCGGATGGGCGTCTTCGCTGGCCTCGAGTGCGAACTCCAGCGTCTCCTCGGCGATCCCGAGAATCTCGCTGGAGCGAAACAGCGAATCGAAGAGGCCCATAGGCGAACTGGGTCCCTGCGACTGCTAAACGTTCCGGACTCAGAACAACCGAGCGGGGATCGCGCCGCCGTCCGACACCCGAGTCCGGTGCCATCACGCGATGACTCAGTCCGGTGCCATCACGCGATGACTCAGTCCGGTGCCATCACGCAATGACTCAGTCCGGTGCCATCACGCAATGACTCAGTCCGGTGCCATCACGCAATGACTCAGTCCGGTGCCATCCCGTGATAACAGAGTCCAGCGCACGTATCCCAAAGGGGTTAACCGTGATCCCAGCGAATCGATCTTCAACAATGAGCGACTCCGACGTTGCGCCCGTGGTATACGACCTCGATCCGGCCTGTTCGGTCGAGGCACTCCAGTCCGGGCGTCCGTACCTCGCAACCGTAAACGGCGTCGTCCCCTACGGCGTCTTCGTCGACCTCAGCGAATCCATCTCCGGGCTCGTCCACGAGTCCCAGCTCGAGGACACGTACACCGTCGGCGACGACGTCGTCGTCGAACTCGACGAGCGCAAGGCCAACGGTGACCTCGCGTTCGTCCCCTCCGACGTCGAGCCAGTCGGTGCCCAGCTCGAACGAGTGACCCCCGACTACGACCTTGCGCGAACCGATCAACTCGAGACCTACCTCGGAACGACGATCCAGGTCGAAGCACAGATCGCCCAGATCCGCCAGACTGGCGGTCCGACGATCTTTCAGCTCCTCGACGGGCACGGGATCGTTCCCGCAGCAGCCTTCGAGTCCGCTGGCGTTCGCGCCTACCCCGAGGTCGAAATCGAGGACTACGTCCGCGTCACAGGGACGGTCGAGCGCCACGAAGACAGTCTTCAGGTCGAGATCGAGGACCTGACGCTGCTCGACGGCGAGGCTGCGGTGGAAGTCGCTTCCACCATCGACGACGCGATCGAGGCCCGCGCCCAGCCGAACGACGTCGAACCACTCGTCGAGTGGGACGCACTCGAGGAGATGTGGCCGGAACTCGAACGCGTAGCCACGCTCCTGCGAACGGCGATCCTCGAGGGGCGACCCGTCAGCGTTCGCCACCACGCGGACGGCGACGGCATGTGCGCCTCGATCCCGCTGCAGCGAGCGCTCGAACGGTTCGTGGACGACGTCAGCGAGGACCCCGAAGCGGCCCAGCACGCGATCCGTCGCCTCCCGAGCAAGGCGCCGTTCTACGAACTCGAAGACGCGACGCGTGACCTCACGCAGGCCCTCGAGGACCGCGCTCGCCACGGGCAGCGCCTCCCGCTGCTCTGCATGCTCGACAACGGTTCGACGGCGGAAGACGTCCCTTCCTACGAGACGCTCAAGCACTACGACGTGCCAATCGTCGTCGTCGATCACCACCACCCCGATCCGGCTGCCGTCGCCGACCTCGTCGAAGAGCACGTCAATCCCTACCTCCACGGCGAGGACTACGCGGTCACGACGGGGATGCTCTGCGTGGAACTCGCGCGGATGGTCGCCCCCGACTCCGCCGAGGAACCCGCGACCGACCTGCGACACGTGCCGGCAATCGCCGGACTCTGTGACCGCTCCGACGCCGACGCGATGGCCGACTACCTCGACCTCGCCGCCGACGCCGGCTACGACGAGGACGACCTCCGAGACGTCGGTGAAGCTCTGGACTACGCCGCCCACTGGCTGCGTTACGACGACGGTCGCCACCTCGTCGACGACGTGCTCAACGTCGGCTGCGACGACCCCGAGCGTCACGCCGAACTCGTCGACCTCCTCGCCGAGCGCTCCCGTGAGGCCATCGACGACCAGCTAGAGGCGACGCTCCCCCACGTCGAGTCCGAGGAACTCGACAACGGCGCGACGCTCTATCGGATCGACGTCGAGAACCACGCGCACCGGTTCACCTATCCCGCCCCAGGGAAGACCACTGG from Salinarchaeum sp. Harcht-Bsk1 includes these protein-coding regions:
- a CDS encoding Mov34/MPN/PAD-1 family protein, with protein sequence MGLFDSLFRSSEILGIAEETLEFALEASEDAHPNEYMGFLRGTEASDLGLDRDGLVITDVLVIPGTTSNPVSATVKTNMIPNDRSAIGSVHSHPNGVLQPSAEDLATFTRGDVHIILGAPYRRTDWQAFDEEGQRRSLEVIDVALPEGEEFFHFDQADLDEQSGGTAHLDDAEFDARMGDRQ
- a CDS encoding methytransferase partner Trm112; its protein translation is MKQSTLDILRCPLDKAELDLDVEEQDGEEILEGTLTCTDCGETYHIEDGIANLLPPDMREEAPS
- a CDS encoding metal-dependent transcriptional regulator, producing MMLSDVMEDYLKAIYYLQGEDEEGERIRTSAIADHLDVTSPTVTSMLEKLEDRGLVDREKYKGVRLTDEGETVALEVLRHHRLLEAYLTEHLDYDWSEVHDEADRLEHHISEKFERRLADILDDPEVDPHGDPIPNEQLEPPAAEVGIPLTEYDPDDRVAVARIEDGDPEILRYLAERGIEPGAVLEVVDVAPFGVVTVRAATASDTCALPEDVAGEVLVTSVVEEIEGA
- a CDS encoding DHH family phosphoesterase, translating into MSDSDVAPVVYDLDPACSVEALQSGRPYLATVNGVVPYGVFVDLSESISGLVHESQLEDTYTVGDDVVVELDERKANGDLAFVPSDVEPVGAQLERVTPDYDLARTDQLETYLGTTIQVEAQIAQIRQTGGPTIFQLLDGHGIVPAAAFESAGVRAYPEVEIEDYVRVTGTVERHEDSLQVEIEDLTLLDGEAAVEVASTIDDAIEARAQPNDVEPLVEWDALEEMWPELERVATLLRTAILEGRPVSVRHHADGDGMCASIPLQRALERFVDDVSEDPEAAQHAIRRLPSKAPFYELEDATRDLTQALEDRARHGQRLPLLCMLDNGSTAEDVPSYETLKHYDVPIVVVDHHHPDPAAVADLVEEHVNPYLHGEDYAVTTGMLCVELARMVAPDSAEEPATDLRHVPAIAGLCDRSDADAMADYLDLAADAGYDEDDLRDVGEALDYAAHWLRYDDGRHLVDDVLNVGCDDPERHAELVDLLAERSREAIDDQLEATLPHVESEELDNGATLYRIDVENHAHRFTYPAPGKTTGAVHDHMISEHGEPAITIGYGPDFAVLRSDGVRLDIPEMVTELTEGIVGGGVSGGGHLVVGSIKYVKGRREEVLDSLVEKMAAAEIDEDLGTTTSAIE
- a CDS encoding NAD(P)/FAD-dependent oxidoreductase; its protein translation is MSPTVAVLGAGYAGAGAVQRLESELGDDADLVWISDTDYHLVLHESHRCIRDPSVRDSITFPVEEIKAPSTTFVHSEVTGLDAEAQTIELADADDVDYDYVLVAIGSATAFYGIPGLAEHSHTLKSLDDALSIHEALVAAAKEATRSNPATVVIGGAGLSGIQTAGEVAEYRDEHDAPIDIVLVEALDEIFPGQDPSIQQALRKRLEARDIEIMTGDPITEATEEAVIFEDADDLHFDVLVWTGGISGRDALEDSGLDNEHNRLSADDTFQTSDDRVFAIGDSALVAQNGDVAPPTAQAAWQAAEVAGQNLARAIEGRSLKSWRHDDKGTVVSVGEDAVAHDVDVVPFVDTFGSVPARLLKKAIAARWIKDISSWRRAKTAWPDL
- a CDS encoding DR2241 family protein; the encoded protein is MDDALVDALLVAAEDGGVDCDGLVATVDDSDGYVFAAGDERHHGVDEERFRELAREHPRYVGNWRFWAQETPPGDDRVAFLRWLEGAEDEPLPDRLNRLEDGVETTWGQLHVTVTLADSGAAAPASQYHRQYTLRHAEDVHGEAPVDSADLTDHTDPLDARELSKHDDRNRYRPLKTAPTLQRGWRFPDLDPSALVRAVECFYPATIPNWHREREGDLDVDHWRDTAERQTGIYDVVEELPREAVEWVAEACCVDSQCTKRREWQYDEGEALEADGGDGTYPCREPCSLVVAAARKWTILEGETERTYEFDLTPSEKHQLEELIDAVADGRVDEIREADVGDGANRYRARYLRAKRFDDEGNLCGVPTTDGDE
- a CDS encoding adenylyltransferase/cytidyltransferase family protein gives rise to the protein MSEDGSSTAADAAGDRRVVAQGTFDILHPGHVHYLEEAASFGDELYVIVARDANVSHKPTPIIPETQRRDLIDALAVVDHAILGDPDDIFVPIERIDPAVIVLGHDQHHDESSLEAALEERGLDCSIERASPRPQSDSDELLSTGRIIEKILRERS
- a CDS encoding Rrf2 family transcriptional regulator — encoded protein: MSSIELTPSQKTILTALVNLYGEESENAVKGEQIAEEVDRNPGTIRNQMQSLKALQLVEGVPGPKGGYKPTPTAYEALDVQQMDDAASVPLFHEGELLEGATVEEIDLNSIHHPDLCRAEIHLQGSIRSVEEGDQVTVGPTPLSKLQVTGTVDGKDDTANVLILQIEDMKAPAEEPAH